AACAgctagattttccagtttgggtgactggatgtgccctcgagtgtttttttcttggcagcgaacatacggaatcaACACaacttgttttcttttttttacaatgtttttatttgtgtcaaccatggttcaaactatgtactccctccgttcctttctataatgcctattcttttttggcacggaaattagcgcaagcaatAGTTTTAACACAAAACCCCCTACCGAGATTAGAGAGAAAATAGGAAACAGAATCAGATAGGAGGAAATCGTGATGTTTCCATAAATGATCGCGGAAAGTACTCCCTGTCTCGTGCTATTCTCGGACTTGCAATGCATATGCCTTGGTTACCATATTTGTTGGACGAGAACAGATTCGTTTTCAGATTTTCTGGACGAGAACAGAttggtggaaggggttctttgcaaaaaacaaaggtttactcttatattctgaaacaaaatcgaaaaaacaataggcattatagaaaggaacagagggagtattagtttgtgtaaaccacgttcccagttatgtattagtttgtgtaaaaccatattccaatatgtaatgtttggaactatgtttaaatggagaagacgaAAAAAAACAAGTacaaaaaaatgcgtcgccccgctggagtcacccccagacgcaaacggacgcgtggaTAAAAACGGTCATTTTTGTGTCcgcgggcgacgcaaacggacactcgcGGACAATaaatacgtcgcgccgctgggcATACCCTAACACCATACCCCGTTGGAAAATTCCCATGACCTACAACTAAATGAATGGTTTGCACAAGAACATGGGATGGGTCGTGATCACTGTAGACTGTACCATGGTCTCCTATCATATCCTAGTGGCATCATCCATACACACTGTATCCACACATCAGTTAACGACTTGTGCGCCTCTTGCACGAATCGACTGCCATTTCCCCCATGCAATAAAAGAATACCAACACGGACCAAACTGACGGGCACCGTGCCCAAAAAAATTCATTGCAGAAATACACCGTATGTGCTACTCGACGTGACCAAGCTGACATGAATGATTATGTCCAACAATCCGAGAGGTAACTAGTCGCCCTCTCAGCCAACCATACCCACGCCCAGGTGAATTGGAGCCGTCGATTCTCTTGGATATCGATACAGGATAGGGCAGCATGTGAATGGCGGGTTTCGCTAGCTCTTTCTTCTCTGTCCAGCCATCTGCCAGTCTGTCCCCTTGCAGAACCCTATTTACTCCTCCCATCACGGCCCCAACTACTAAACTGCGTACTCCTTCATTGCGCCACCGCCATGGCTACCTCCCCCACCACCTCGTCTCACATGGCCAGTCCAGTGCACAGCTGAACATCAATCAATGCTACGCAGCTTTCCAGCAGCTATATACGGTATACTCAGCTGCTGCAGACAATGGAAACCCAAGTTTGAAGCAGCTTCTTCCTTCAGTAGCTCTTAGCCAGCCAACAGCTAGCCATGGGTAGAGGAGGTGGCGTGATGGAGAGTAAGGCAGTGGTGCTCACCCTGCTGCTCTGCCTGAGCAGCGCCGCCGTGGGCGCGTGGGCGAGGCCCGTGGCAAACAAGGGAAAGCACGCCAACGAGGAGAAGTTCCTCTTGATCAAGAAGCACTTCGGCAAggggcttggaggaggtggtgggctCGGTGGAGGGTATGGCAAAGGTGCAGGGCTTGGTGGAGGGGGCGGTGGtctcggtggtggtggcggctacggtggaggtggcggccctAGCGGTGGGTTCGGCAAAGGCGGTGgacttggtggtggatttggcaaAGGTGGTGGAGGTATTGGTGGAAGTATTGGTAAAGGTGGCGGCCTTGGCGGTGGAATAGGCCATGGCATTGGCGGTGGTTTCGGTAAAGGTGGAGGTCTTGGCGGTGGCATCGGCAAAGGTGGAGGTCTTGGGGGTGGCATTGGCAAAGGTGGAGGACTTGGCGGAAGTATTGGAAAAGGTGGCGGTCTTGGTGGTGGAATAGGCCATGGCATTGGTGGTGGTTTTGGTAAGGGTGGAGGTCTCGGTGGTCGCATCGGGCATGgccttggtggtggatttggtaagggtcttggtggaggcattggagGTGGGTATGGCAAGGGTGGTGGTCTTGGTGGCGGCACTGGCAAGggtcttggtggaggcattggagGTGGGTATGGCAAGGGTGGTGGTCTTGGTGGCGGCATCGGCAAGGGCCTTGGTGGGGGCATTGAAGGTGGGTATGGCAAAGGCGGCGGTCTTGGTGGAGGCATCGGCAAgggccttggtggaggcattggagGTGGGTATGGCAAGGGTGGTGGTCTTGGTGGCGGCATCGGCAAGGGCATCGGTACAGGTGTCGGTGGCGGGTACGGCGACAATAGTGGTCTTGGTGGTGGTGTAGGACATGGTATTGATGTTGGCTTTGGAAAGGGCAGCGGTCTTGGAGGCGGTATTGGCAACGGGTTCGGTGGCGGCTTTGGCAAAGGTGGCGGACTAGGTGGTGGAGggggcggaggaggtggtggcggcggcggttttGGAGGAGGCTTTGGCACGGGAAGCGGATTTGGTTTCGGATTTGGcaaaggtggcggcggcggtggagggattGGTGGCGGCCACTGATGCTTACTCCTGAGCTCCGttcgtggtatcataatatgacgtTGATGATGGCAGTATGTATGATGGAGATTGTCTTGTGGAAAGTCTCCCTAGCACCTACTCTTGTGTGATGTTTAGCCGGTTCTCTCGTTTGCAGACATTTGCTCGCCCCTGTACGTTGTTAATTTGGTGATGCTAATATCACAACATGTACTACCCCATGCAAGCGTCTGTTCCAATGATTAGAAATTTGAATTACTTATGCTTATATGACGTTCCCTCTGCTTTTTAAAAAGTGTGGGCACATTTTTGATAATTTAAGTTTGACCAACCATTTGATCAGTAAAACGTGGTTTATGTCACCACTCGGGAAAGGGCTAAATACGCTCGGCAAACGGTTTGCCTAGTGCCACTATCGGCAATTGGCACGCTCGACAACTTGACTAGGTAAGGTGCGGTCAAACCTGGCGCCAAGGAAGTATAGCCCATGTGGCCTAACAGGGCCTCAAATTTCAGCGCTACAAATTTTTGATTTGCCCTTATATATATTGTTCCAAGTTACTAGAAAAAAAGTGGACATTTGCGAAATACCCTTTCAACACGCTTTTCTCATGACAAGTGTTGCCTTATCCTTTCACGCTTCTGTTGGGTGCATGTATGCCATTCAATATCGTAAGGACATCTTCAGAGGCCCGCCAAAAACAGACCAAACGTGTTCGTTTCGATTGATAGACaatgtgtggggaccccggactagctgtccgaaataccctgttatgtatacagttcacgttcccatgatcagtgtgccgtgaacacataaccgaactgatatcaaattacatcatcctttacaaaacggaataagaaacttacaataaagtcacatgacccatctttacaagatagcctcgaagggcctaatctaatcatcagagt
This Lolium rigidum isolate FL_2022 unplaced genomic scaffold, APGP_CSIRO_Lrig_0.1 contig_57701_1, whole genome shotgun sequence DNA region includes the following protein-coding sequences:
- the LOC124681858 gene encoding glycine-rich cell wall structural protein produces the protein MGRGGGVMESKAVVLTLLLCLSSAAVGAWARPVANKGKHANEEKFLLIKKHFGKGLGGGGGLGGGYGKGAGLGGGGGGLGGGGGYGGGGGPSGGFGKGGGLGGGFGKGGGGIGGSIGKGGGLGGGIGHGIGGGFGKGGGLGGGIGKGGGLGGGIGKGGGLGGSIGKGGGLGGGIGHGIGGGFGKGGGLGGRIGHGLGGGFGKGLGGGIGGGYGKGGGLGGGTGKGLGGGIGGGYGKGGGLGGGIGKGLGGGIEGGYGKGGGLGGGIGKGLGGGIGGGYGKGGGLGGGIGKGIGTGVGGGYGDNSGLGGGVGHGIDVGFGKGSGLGGGIGNGFGGGFGKGGGLGGGGGGGGGGGGGFGGGFGTGSGFGFGFGKGGGGGGGIGGGH